The following nucleotide sequence is from Solanum dulcamara chromosome 7, daSolDulc1.2, whole genome shotgun sequence.
aaaattataatctaaatATAATGTCTTGTCATCATTTGAAAGGCgtacaaaaatcatctttaaccaaTAGTTATTGGTTtagtattattgactgattaaatatatataaattcttgatgtattctagtaattattactttatattttttctaggcctttaatactttatttttaattattaccTAATGTATTTAGCGAAAATACTACTTTAATATAACTGGCCCAAGTCGAGAccggagaaaaatattaatttagcgagattattactttatcgagGTTTTACTGTATACTGAATTTCCACGAGTCAAAATCAATTAGATTAGTAAATGGATGAGTTATTAACCCACTTAATTGgatgaattatattttcatgatcttTCATTACGAATGCCAGAGTATGACTGAACTGAGTTGCCGTGAACCATGATGTATTAGGATACATCACATTCCCAAAAACATCATAATTGAATGAAGAATTCAGTCCGCAGTTACTGCAAAGCACTTATATGATTAGGTAGTGAAATGAGCCAGCAATTTCATCACAGTTTTTCTCCATAACTGAATATGCATTTAAgtaaaattcaagaatatattgcaaaatataataatagcaTGTCAAAACACAATTTTGGACAAATgaggttaaaaaaaaattgttttatagAATGGACGATTATACAAAGTTTGAACAGGTTAACACCTTAGTTTATTCAAATACAACTCAAGACATGGAAAAATCACCAGGAGAAGACAATTATAGCAATTATCAAGCAAACCCTCCAGCCAAATGGAGTTTCTTTTAATCTCTTTATTCAGCAGCGGTACACATGATACAGAATCTGTCATTCATCATATCTAACCTCTGGCAATCTGCAATAGttctaaatattaaaaagtaCAAGAAGCTCAAAACCCGACTATCAGCAAGAAATGGGGAAAAGGAAATCCTAAGGTCACATCAGATTAGCTAACACAGAAATGTCTATATTACAACTATCCTATTGAGGCCACCATCTGTATATCTTGCAGCTAACTGTATAACTTCTCACTTGCATGTCTATACAGAGGACAACATGCAAATCAGAACAATTAAGAAGCTTGTATTGGTAGCAAATCTTTCGACTTAACTTGTAAATCAAGTATCACTGTCATCACCTTCAGACTTTTCTGCATCATCACCTTCAGGCTTTTCTGCATCATCATCACCTTCAGACTTTTCTGCATCATCACCTTCAGATTTTTCTGCATCCTCACCACCCTCAGGTtcatcctcttcttcctcttcactCATGCTATTTATTACTTCAGTGATTATAGCCTTTACCTCTGCTTTTCTGTGCATCAAATCCAGATCAAAGTGGCTACCTGTAATGAAGTGCCAAAACAAGGTTCAGAAATGAAAGATCAGAACAACAGAATTTAGAATAGCAGGTAGAAAGAGCATTTGAAAAAACACACCTAGTTGCCTGATAATATCAGATAAAGTTGCCTGCATTTTAAATAGTGCAAGAAACCTCATCAGTACGAAGCTCAAGcacttctccaaaataaaaattgtactATGACTTTTTCAATAGTAAAGACTTACAGTGTTAAAATCCACTTTTTTCAGAATAATTGCTACTACTGCATGCAATTCTTCTTTGCTGGGCTCTGCCTTGGCCTTCTTTACACTTTTCCCTTTTCCTGTTCCAAAAGGTTCAACTCAACAGTCAGAGAAGTGGAAGATACACAAAATTAATAAGAGAATCTGTTTAGAGAAATAACAGCCATTCTGTCAATCATAGAATACATATGAACATCAGATACTGGATGATCAGTGACATTAAAACATGCTCTCTAAATGACACATTGCAATACTAATTTTGAAAGGAGAAAGCCTGATCACTGACATTAAAATGTGTTCTCTGTGTAACACCTTAATACTCAGTTTGAGAAAAAGGAGAAAACCCATAGTGTATCCTAAAAATGTTACTCTTCACAACAATATCTCAAAAATTAAACCTGAAGAACTTTAGCTTCTCACAATAGACACacgtattattttaatattaactGAAAAAGAATAAGTTACACACCTTTTTCAGAAACTTTAGACATAAACTTGCTTGATTGTTTCTTGCTTGAAGAATTTTCCTTCACAGATTcagtttcttcttttttactctttttttcaGCTTTTTCTTTCTTGGGTTTAGATGTTGAATCAGCAGCAGAAGCACCTTTCTTGGAAGCTGAACTTGAAGGGGTAGATTTTGATGAACTTTTCAAGGACTTAGCAGGGCTGCCCTTTACTGTGGCCTTAGTCTTCTCTGCTGCTTTACTCCCCGAATCCTTCTTCACACTCTTCTTTGAATAAATCTTCTCACTAGACTTGTTTTTCTTTGGCTTCTCTTCCACTTCCTCTTCCTCTTGTTTCTCATCTTTCTCAGAACCACTCTCTTCCTGATCACTTCCTTCTTTAGGAGCTTCATCATCATTCTCAGAGTCATCTCCACTATCTGATGGTTGTTCATCATCAGCTTCTTCCTCAGTTTTTGCTGGCCGCTTGCGTTTTACCCCAACTTCAGATTCCTGATGCTTCTGCTTTGAACATGACAAAGAAGTCAGACACCTTTCAGTATCAGGATTATGACAGGCATTTGCAGATAAGTACCAGAAAAATAGTGATAAGAAGATAAAGAACTGTTGAAGCCCACTTAACCTAGCTTAACTACCCACATTACAAAACAGGAAAGGCAACAAAAAGAGATTTGACACCATGATAGCATCAAGGACAAGGATGAAGCTTTGGAAGCTCTATGAAGGTCATTAACAAGATCTCAAGTTAAGGAGTTGCAATTTAAGGTTGTTGGACTTCAATGGGGAATAAAGAAGTTAATTGTGGATGAAAAGCTCAAGACAAACAGAGATGAATTGGCTAACTAAATGTCACAACTATTTTATGGTTCAAATTGAAGTTGAAGAGGGGGTGGAATGGGGGTCAAACACCAGCCAATAGATGCCTTAAATATGTGTCTAAATCAGCACAAAAGAGAGGCTTAACTTGGCGCAAAAGCTAACAAGGAAGGCGCCTAAAAAATAAGGCACAAATCAAGGTGCTTTCCTTAATTTTATATGGCTAGTGTAGTTAGGATTCCAAAGTCGAATGTTCCTAATTCTTTTCTTAGTTTTTTCTGGAATTGTTTCCTAATTTATCAAGAACATCTTTACTGTTTTCCTAGTTAGTtagtatttatttct
It contains:
- the LOC129894391 gene encoding DEK domain-containing chromatin-associated protein 1-like isoform X1, whose product is MTSEKETLDDKKPEEVIEEQEAKEKEEESSAQGQEEEKTKTEVEEVEEMQVDEKDAESEEEKEESEEEEKEEEKPVKKGKSKGESTEEPVTPISRPTRERKTVERYSESSDARASTPKPLSIRKGSGTQLKDIPNVAYKLSKRKPDDNLQILHNILYGKKSKVHSLKKNIGQFSGFVWVENEEKQRRKTKEKLDKCVKEKLLDFCDVLNIPVSRTSAKKDELSEKLLEFLESPHPTTDSLLADKEQKGKKQKRKGSASKSAGSLDKSVKKHQESEVGVKRKRPAKTEEEADDEQPSDSGDDSENDDEAPKEGSDQEESGSEKDEKQEEEEVEEKPKKNKSSEKIYSKKSVKKDSGSKAAEKTKATVKGSPAKSLKSSSKSTPSSSASKKGASAADSTSKPKKEKAEKKSKKEETESVKENSSSKKQSSKFMSKVSEKGKGKSVKKAKAEPSKEELHAVVAIILKKVDFNTATLSDIIRQLGSHFDLDLMHRKAEVKAIITEVINSMSEEEEEDEPEGGEDAEKSEGDDAEKSEGDDDAEKPEGDDAEKSEGDDSDT
- the LOC129894391 gene encoding DEK domain-containing chromatin-associated protein 1-like isoform X2; translated protein: MTSEKETLDDKKPEEVIEEQEAKEKEEESSAQGQEEEKTKTEVEEVEEMQVDEKDAESEEEKEESEEEEKEEEKPVKKGKSKGESTEEPVTPISRPTRERKTVERYSESSDARASTPKPLSIRKGSGTQLKDIPNVAYKLSKRKPDDNLQILHNILYGKKSKVHSLKKNIGQFSGFVWVENEEKQRRKTKEKLDKCVKEKLLDFCDVLNIPVSRTSAKKDELSEKLLEFLESPHPTTDSLLADKEQGKKQKRKGSASKSAGSLDKSVKKHQESEVGVKRKRPAKTEEEADDEQPSDSGDDSENDDEAPKEGSDQEESGSEKDEKQEEEEVEEKPKKNKSSEKIYSKKSVKKDSGSKAAEKTKATVKGSPAKSLKSSSKSTPSSSASKKGASAADSTSKPKKEKAEKKSKKEETESVKENSSSKKQSSKFMSKVSEKGKGKSVKKAKAEPSKEELHAVVAIILKKVDFNTATLSDIIRQLGSHFDLDLMHRKAEVKAIITEVINSMSEEEEEDEPEGGEDAEKSEGDDAEKSEGDDDAEKPEGDDAEKSEGDDSDT